In a genomic window of Corynebacterium lizhenjunii:
- a CDS encoding SRPBCC family protein — translation MSSTSNFAAEHTIAAPLTAIYSTLCDIENTPSWNPAFTSAKATSTPGKFSIQALGLLRGTLELYQQADTVRMTITLPGLREESSWHLSSQGARTRVRHEIFQQGPLVALIGQHEASLVPGKRLSRLEQVVTTGSLA, via the coding sequence ATGTCATCTACATCTAACTTTGCTGCAGAGCACACCATCGCAGCCCCACTAACGGCCATTTACTCAACATTGTGCGACATCGAAAACACCCCCTCCTGGAACCCGGCCTTCACCTCAGCAAAAGCCACCTCTACCCCAGGGAAATTCTCCATCCAGGCCTTGGGCCTGCTTCGCGGAACACTCGAGCTCTACCAGCAGGCTGATACAGTTCGCATGACCATCACACTGCCCGGCCTGCGGGAAGAAAGCTCCTGGCACCTCAGCAGCCAAGGCGCACGCACGCGGGTGCGCCACGAGATCTTCCAGCAGGGCCCGCTGGTAGCTCTCATCGGCCAGCATGAGGCCAGCCTGGTCCCCGGCAAGCGATTGAGCCGACTTGAGCAAGTAGTAACGACGGGAAGCCTCGCATGA